In Thermobaculum terrenum ATCC BAA-798, one genomic interval encodes:
- a CDS encoding alpha-amylase family protein, with product MGNLDLPYRQIHLDFHTSAACEDVGRDFDPEEFVRTLKMGQVESITIFGKCHHGFSYYPTQLGTQHPNLSFDLMGEQLRALHGAGIRAPIYVSIMWDDLAGEQHPEWVVVDREGRMVMRPPLTNYSPLEGKTGWTTLDVSSGYGDYVVSQIAEICDRYPVDGFFFDICFPLPNYSPWGQARMRAAGVDLADERAVSRYAWDRLCEFFERVSSLVRAKAPDSTIFYNGTVSPHLAKVLGYQTHVEIESLPTSGLWGYLHYPIAARHARALGAQFVGMTGRFHKAWADFGGLKTRNQLDYECGVIVSAGGRISVGDQLHPNGRLDPAVYRLLGHAFGRIAALESWLRGARPTAEVGVLAGPDSQAPMRYSPGTEGAAQMLLEAGIQFDLVDHEAVDITSYRVILLPEDVSVGRELEAKLQLYLEKGGHCITAAPQRLSFLPVESLEPSPTTPSYFRVPTALVGGSELATDYDYVFYDTAYVVRPRQGAYYDGDLRRALFNRTWEHFTSHAHAPVGESLSAPLIVMADQLSYIALPIFGAYHRHDYWAYRAVAVNALLRHLPDPVVRYAGPGWVEVSVHEQELAGLERKIVHLVTYTPRRTSHPIPHVDSGGQVVGISLGVRNDGRTPSRVYLAPDGAELGFTVEGGYTQVQLPGVGPHTVIVLEY from the coding sequence ATGGGGAACCTGGACTTGCCTTACAGGCAGATACACCTGGACTTTCACACATCCGCCGCGTGCGAGGATGTGGGCAGGGACTTCGACCCTGAAGAGTTCGTGCGCACCCTCAAGATGGGCCAGGTGGAGTCCATCACGATATTTGGCAAGTGTCACCACGGCTTCTCTTACTACCCGACGCAGCTGGGGACCCAGCACCCCAACTTAAGCTTCGACCTGATGGGCGAGCAGCTCAGGGCGCTGCACGGCGCCGGCATCAGGGCTCCCATCTACGTGAGCATCATGTGGGATGACTTGGCCGGCGAGCAGCACCCTGAGTGGGTCGTGGTGGATAGGGAGGGCAGGATGGTGATGCGCCCGCCGCTGACCAACTATTCGCCGCTGGAAGGCAAGACGGGGTGGACCACCCTGGACGTCTCCTCGGGCTACGGGGACTACGTGGTATCCCAAATAGCGGAGATCTGCGACAGGTATCCGGTCGACGGTTTCTTCTTCGACATATGCTTTCCTCTCCCCAATTATTCACCTTGGGGGCAAGCCAGGATGCGCGCTGCAGGGGTGGACTTGGCCGATGAGAGGGCGGTCTCGAGGTACGCCTGGGACAGGTTGTGCGAGTTCTTCGAGCGCGTATCCTCGCTGGTGCGGGCCAAGGCGCCAGATTCCACCATCTTCTACAACGGCACCGTGTCCCCGCACCTAGCTAAGGTGCTTGGATACCAGACGCATGTGGAGATAGAGAGCTTGCCCACGTCAGGGCTCTGGGGTTACCTGCACTACCCAATAGCGGCAAGGCATGCCAGGGCGCTGGGGGCCCAGTTCGTGGGGATGACGGGCAGGTTCCACAAAGCCTGGGCAGACTTCGGGGGGCTCAAGACGCGCAACCAGCTGGACTACGAGTGCGGTGTTATAGTGTCTGCAGGCGGCAGGATATCCGTGGGAGACCAGCTGCACCCCAACGGTAGGCTTGACCCAGCGGTGTATAGGCTGCTTGGGCATGCCTTTGGTAGGATAGCTGCCCTCGAGTCTTGGCTCCGCGGTGCTCGTCCCACGGCGGAGGTGGGCGTTCTGGCCGGTCCCGACTCACAGGCGCCGATGCGTTACAGCCCGGGGACGGAGGGAGCCGCCCAGATGTTGCTTGAGGCCGGCATTCAGTTTGATCTGGTCGATCACGAGGCTGTGGACATAACATCGTACAGGGTGATCCTGCTTCCCGAGGATGTCTCCGTTGGGCGGGAGTTGGAGGCTAAGCTGCAGCTGTATCTGGAGAAGGGCGGGCACTGCATAACGGCAGCCCCTCAGCGGTTGTCCTTCTTGCCTGTGGAGTCGTTGGAGCCTAGTCCCACCACCCCCTCCTACTTCAGGGTGCCGACCGCTCTCGTAGGTGGCAGTGAGCTTGCCACGGATTACGATTACGTGTTCTACGATACGGCCTATGTGGTTCGCCCTAGACAAGGGGCATATTATGATGGTGACCTGCGCAGGGCACTATTCAATCGTACGTGGGAACATTTTACTAGCCACGCGCACGCTCCCGTGGGCGAGTCCCTGAGCGCCCCCCTCATAGTGATGGCTGACCAGCTGTCGTACATCGCGCTGCCGATATTCGGCGCCTACCACAGGCACGACTACTGGGCCTACCGGGCTGTGGCTGTCAACGCCTTGCTGAGGCATTTGCCAGATCCTGTTGTGAGGTACGCAGGCCCTGGCTGGGTAGAGGTGTCGGTGCATGAGCAGGAGCTTGCTGGGTTGGAGCGTAAGATTGTGCACCTCGTGACGTACACCCCGCGCAGGACCTCCCACCCCATACCGCATGTGGATAGCGGTGGGCAGGTGGTGGGTATCAGCCTAGGTGTACGCAACGACGGTAGGACCCCGAGCAGGGTCTACCTGGCCCCAGATGGAGCCGAGCTGGGGTTTACCGTGGAAGGTGGCTACACCCAGGTGCAGCTACCTGGGGTAGGCCCCCACACGGTGATCGTGTTGGAGTACTAG
- a CDS encoding ring-cleaving dioxygenase gives MELEGLHHVTAVTGNASMNVAFYTKVLGMRLVKRTVNQDDVSAYHLFYADAEGRPGTEITFFDWPHIGPNVPGTGMITAIRLRVHDRETLEWWSGWLRGFGVQPGKLEERDGVCVLPFQDPEGQHLELVEDGGLPGGIPWRESRVPPERAIKGLHSVALTVDSLLPTERTLVDIMGFRKKGEYTLQEAPSRKVYVYETGPGGPGAEVHVEERPEMPSGRLGIGGVHHVAFRTPNDEEHRRWRNRVASEGLGVTPIIDRFYFKSIYFREPEGVLFEIATDGPGFAADEELDHLGEKLSLPPFLEPYREQIEAGLRPIDPSPYFNQ, from the coding sequence ATGGAGCTCGAAGGATTGCACCACGTGACCGCCGTGACCGGCAACGCCTCGATGAACGTCGCGTTCTACACCAAGGTGCTAGGTATGCGGCTGGTCAAGAGGACCGTCAACCAGGACGACGTCTCGGCGTACCACCTGTTCTATGCCGACGCGGAGGGGCGCCCCGGCACGGAGATCACCTTCTTCGACTGGCCACACATCGGCCCCAACGTGCCCGGGACAGGCATGATCACGGCGATCCGCTTGAGGGTGCACGATCGCGAGACGCTGGAGTGGTGGTCGGGTTGGCTGAGGGGCTTCGGCGTCCAGCCGGGCAAGCTGGAGGAGAGGGATGGCGTGTGCGTGCTCCCCTTCCAGGACCCGGAGGGGCAACACCTGGAGCTGGTCGAAGACGGGGGGCTGCCTGGAGGGATCCCCTGGCGCGAGAGCCGGGTGCCTCCGGAGCGGGCGATCAAGGGGCTGCACTCCGTGGCCCTCACGGTCGACAGCCTGCTGCCCACCGAGAGAACCCTGGTGGATATCATGGGGTTCCGGAAGAAGGGCGAGTACACCCTGCAGGAGGCGCCGTCCCGCAAGGTGTACGTGTACGAGACCGGGCCAGGAGGCCCCGGTGCCGAGGTGCATGTGGAGGAGCGACCGGAGATGCCCAGCGGGAGGCTCGGCATCGGTGGGGTGCACCACGTGGCGTTCCGCACGCCCAACGACGAGGAGCATCGCCGATGGCGCAACAGAGTAGCCAGCGAGGGTCTAGGGGTGACCCCGATCATCGACCGCTTCTACTTCAAGTCCATCTACTTCCGGGAGCCGGAGGGGGTGCTGTTTGAGATCGCTACCGATGGCCCCGGCTTTGCAGCGGACGAGGAGCTCGACCACCTGGGCGAAAAGCTATCCCTGCCCCCCTTCCTGGAGCCCTACAGGGAACAGATCGAGGCCGGGCTCCGTCCCATCGACCCCTCTCCCTACTTCAACCAATGA
- a CDS encoding carbohydrate ABC transporter permease produces MRTEAQVTPSGRVMARRTALSSVRLTRRLHRILIYALLILGSIFYVLPFMWMISTSLKPSQEVFTFPPQFLPTHFQWRNYIEGWTALPFSTFLKNSLIVTCSNVVGNLISCCLVAYGFARLRARGKGLLFLMVLATLMIPREVTIVPTFILFSKLHLVNTLWPLILPAWFGYPFFIFLLRQFFMGIPLDLDDAARIDGASNLRILTHIILPLSKPALATVAIFAFVGNWNNLLDPLIYLRSTEKFTLAIGLNLFRGQYFTQYNQLMAVSILTLLPILVIFFVAQKYFIQGITLTGMGGR; encoded by the coding sequence ATGAGGACCGAAGCTCAGGTAACTCCTTCTGGGAGGGTCATGGCCAGGAGAACGGCGCTCAGCAGCGTGCGGTTGACGAGGCGTCTGCATCGCATACTCATATATGCGCTGCTGATCCTCGGGTCGATCTTCTACGTCCTCCCGTTCATGTGGATGATCAGCACATCCCTCAAGCCATCGCAGGAAGTATTCACCTTTCCTCCTCAGTTCTTGCCCACCCATTTCCAGTGGCGCAACTACATCGAGGGCTGGACGGCGCTGCCTTTCAGCACTTTCCTCAAGAACTCCCTGATCGTGACTTGCTCCAACGTGGTCGGCAACCTGATCTCGTGCTGCCTCGTGGCGTACGGCTTTGCGCGCCTGAGGGCGCGTGGCAAGGGATTGCTCTTCCTTATGGTGCTGGCGACCCTCATGATACCGCGCGAGGTGACGATAGTGCCGACCTTTATTCTCTTCAGCAAACTGCACCTCGTGAACACCCTGTGGCCGCTGATCCTGCCAGCCTGGTTCGGCTACCCCTTCTTTATCTTCCTGCTGCGCCAGTTTTTCATGGGTATACCGTTGGATCTGGATGACGCGGCTCGTATAGACGGCGCCTCAAACCTGCGAATACTCACGCATATCATCCTGCCGTTATCCAAGCCAGCGCTGGCCACGGTTGCCATATTTGCTTTCGTCGGTAACTGGAACAACCTGCTCGATCCGTTGATCTACCTGCGTTCCACCGAGAAGTTCACGCTGGCGATCGGGCTAAACCTCTTCCGAGGCCAGTACTTCACGCAGTACAACCAGCTCATGGCTGTATCCATACTGACGTTGCTGCCTATACTGGTCATCTTCTTCGTGGCCCAGAAGTACTTCATTCAGGGCATCACGCTCACCGGCATGGGAGGGCGCTAA
- a CDS encoding ABC transporter substrate-binding protein, with amino-acid sequence MAEEAGKEFLRELEKEMMARGYSRRDFLKVVSAMGASAFLAACGAQRRPQTEEGMAAAGTPVAGSTPTRAPSAAQPTPQVKVEWPSAEALGLKWPKTAVPEPKSKVEISVAHAWDAVFWTRQVEFDKLFMQRHPNIVVKAENTPWGDFLQKYVAQAAGGTMPDVMYVHFSWAQQLIQQGAIIPLDDFIAQQDDFNIDDFTKPSLVSYRKDGKLYCVPYDEGPGILYYNKEIFDKAKIDYPSDDWTLQDLKEVAIKLTQGEGPKKQFGFANTPSPGDATMAPAYLFPFGAQYVSEPNEDKCLITQPVAIDTMEWWMELRLKYGATPSPADLETLTWPAIQFGRIAMQLDGSWATPVINANAKFKWDVAKWPKGPKKHSTFSAGSGYAITKDSKNTDAAWIYLNEYLSTAGQIFMWASTGRGSPARNSAWPAYLSSKYAPPSAKIIQESLNEFASHAILDKPTAAQVTQRAGAVWDRVINGKLSVREGLFQVCREISPILARNRE; translated from the coding sequence ATGGCTGAAGAAGCAGGTAAGGAGTTCCTAAGAGAGCTCGAGAAAGAGATGATGGCAAGAGGATATTCCAGGAGGGATTTCCTCAAGGTGGTGAGTGCCATGGGCGCGTCGGCCTTCCTTGCAGCCTGTGGTGCCCAACGCAGGCCACAGACTGAGGAGGGCATGGCGGCAGCTGGCACGCCCGTTGCTGGCAGCACACCGACCAGGGCCCCCTCAGCAGCACAGCCTACACCTCAGGTGAAGGTGGAATGGCCGTCGGCAGAGGCGCTGGGGTTGAAGTGGCCCAAGACCGCTGTGCCCGAACCTAAATCCAAGGTCGAGATCAGCGTGGCTCACGCTTGGGATGCAGTGTTCTGGACGAGGCAGGTGGAGTTTGATAAGCTCTTCATGCAGCGCCATCCGAACATAGTAGTCAAGGCCGAGAACACTCCTTGGGGAGACTTCCTCCAGAAGTACGTGGCTCAGGCCGCGGGTGGCACGATGCCGGATGTGATGTACGTCCACTTCTCCTGGGCACAGCAGCTCATCCAGCAGGGAGCTATCATCCCACTGGATGACTTCATAGCTCAGCAGGACGATTTCAACATAGATGATTTCACCAAGCCTTCGCTCGTCTCCTACAGGAAGGACGGGAAACTCTACTGCGTGCCCTATGATGAGGGCCCGGGCATCCTCTACTACAATAAAGAGATATTTGATAAGGCCAAGATAGATTACCCCTCGGACGATTGGACGCTGCAGGATCTGAAAGAGGTAGCGATCAAGCTTACCCAAGGTGAGGGGCCGAAGAAGCAGTTCGGATTCGCCAACACTCCATCGCCTGGTGACGCTACGATGGCTCCCGCTTACCTATTCCCGTTTGGTGCCCAGTACGTGAGCGAGCCCAATGAGGACAAGTGCCTCATAACCCAACCGGTGGCGATCGACACAATGGAGTGGTGGATGGAGCTCAGGCTCAAGTACGGGGCTACACCCAGCCCGGCGGATCTGGAAACTCTTACCTGGCCAGCGATCCAATTTGGTCGTATCGCTATGCAGCTTGATGGTTCCTGGGCCACGCCGGTGATCAACGCCAACGCCAAGTTCAAGTGGGATGTTGCCAAGTGGCCGAAGGGGCCGAAGAAGCACTCTACTTTCAGTGCAGGCAGCGGCTACGCCATAACCAAGGACAGCAAGAATACCGATGCTGCCTGGATATATCTCAACGAGTATCTATCCACGGCTGGGCAGATCTTCATGTGGGCCAGCACGGGCAGGGGCAGCCCGGCGCGCAACTCCGCCTGGCCGGCGTATCTCAGCTCCAAGTACGCCCCTCCCAGCGCCAAGATCATCCAGGAGTCGTTGAACGAGTTCGCCAGCCATGCGATCCTCGATAAGCCCACCGCCGCGCAGGTCACGCAGAGGGCTGGGGCGGTCTGGGATAGGGTCATCAACGGCAAGCTGAGCGTGAGGGAGGGTCTGTTCCAGGTATGTAGGGAGATATCGCCTATCCTTGCCCGGAACCGAGAGTAG
- a CDS encoding carbohydrate ABC transporter permease codes for MQIALGRGLAFRRHNGTMSRSARREELEFYLFISPWLIGFLLFGAGPIVASALISFTDWSLLSSPHWIGIENYRRLVQDPLFYKALVNTIYFGAGSVILGVIVSFLLALLLNQKVWGMPLFRTIFYLPSVVAGIATALLWVNIFHPDFGMINYVLGLFGIQGPGWLQSEEWVIPALIIMSVWGAGNTMVIYLAGLQNIPEHLYEAAAIDGAGAWSKFWHVTVPMISPVIFFNLVTGFIASLQAFVLILVMTNGGPADASLVYGLYIYRQAFEYFDMGYASALAWVLFVLIILITALQFKFAQRWVYYEGDIRG; via the coding sequence ATGCAGATAGCCTTGGGACGCGGACTGGCCTTTCGTAGGCATAACGGCACGATGAGTAGGTCTGCCAGACGTGAGGAGCTGGAGTTCTACCTGTTCATATCTCCTTGGCTGATAGGTTTTCTCCTGTTTGGAGCTGGTCCCATCGTGGCCTCGGCACTCATCAGCTTCACCGACTGGTCGCTGCTCTCATCCCCGCATTGGATAGGGATCGAGAACTACCGGCGCCTCGTGCAGGACCCGCTCTTCTACAAGGCACTGGTCAACACGATCTACTTCGGCGCGGGGAGCGTGATCCTCGGGGTGATAGTCAGCTTTCTGCTGGCGCTGCTGCTCAACCAGAAGGTGTGGGGGATGCCTTTGTTCCGCACCATCTTCTACCTGCCATCCGTTGTGGCAGGTATCGCCACAGCGCTACTGTGGGTCAATATATTCCACCCTGACTTCGGAATGATCAACTACGTGCTTGGGCTGTTCGGTATCCAGGGACCGGGCTGGCTACAATCCGAGGAATGGGTGATTCCCGCCCTGATCATCATGAGCGTGTGGGGTGCCGGTAACACGATGGTGATCTACCTGGCGGGATTGCAGAACATACCCGAGCATCTCTATGAGGCTGCGGCCATCGACGGGGCCGGTGCGTGGTCCAAGTTCTGGCACGTGACCGTCCCGATGATATCGCCGGTGATCTTCTTCAACCTAGTTACTGGGTTCATCGCGTCTCTGCAGGCATTCGTGCTCATCCTGGTGATGACCAACGGAGGGCCGGCGGACGCCTCGCTAGTCTACGGGCTGTACATCTACCGACAGGCGTTCGAGTACTTCGATATGGGCTACGCCTCAGCGCTGGCCTGGGTGCTCTTTGTCCTAATAATTCTCATCACTGCCCTGCAGTTCAAGTTCGCCCAGCGATGGGTGTACTACGAGGGCGATATCAGGGGGTAA
- a CDS encoding GntR family transcriptional regulator, which yields MASIREDYTSSEGDAERRRAVEEMFDLLWGQNGKVYLPTAVDHAYQMIWIKLIGGEKRHGERLSDVDLAAELGLSRTPVRQALHRLAQDGLVRFDPRRGFSVREFTARDIREIFEVRAALEVLALRLGAHRLERPQLQFELAQLEHVRAHMDQNPIYLFLQNDLRMHNMIIRASGNSRLIQILATIRSQHGLFQFRDSFYPGRILRALEDHERILLCLLDGDFGRAEEQLAQHIRNSMEGILVDLFGEGGEV from the coding sequence ATGGCTTCGATCAGAGAGGACTACACTTCGAGTGAGGGCGATGCCGAGCGGCGTAGGGCCGTTGAGGAGATGTTTGACTTGCTGTGGGGGCAGAACGGGAAGGTGTACCTCCCCACGGCCGTGGACCACGCCTACCAAATGATATGGATCAAGCTCATAGGTGGCGAGAAGCGGCACGGCGAGAGGCTCTCGGACGTGGACCTTGCAGCCGAGCTGGGCCTCAGCAGGACCCCGGTCCGCCAGGCGTTGCACCGCCTTGCTCAGGACGGGTTGGTTAGGTTCGACCCCCGTAGAGGGTTCTCGGTCAGGGAGTTCACCGCTCGGGATATAAGGGAGATCTTTGAGGTCCGTGCCGCACTGGAAGTGCTAGCCCTGCGGCTCGGGGCGCATAGGTTGGAGAGGCCGCAGCTCCAGTTCGAGCTGGCTCAGCTGGAGCACGTGCGCGCCCACATGGACCAAAACCCAATATACCTGTTCCTGCAGAACGATCTGCGGATGCATAACATGATCATCCGGGCATCGGGCAACTCACGGCTGATCCAGATATTGGCCACCATACGCAGCCAGCACGGGCTGTTCCAGTTCCGAGATAGCTTCTATCCCGGGAGGATCCTCAGAGCGCTGGAGGATCACGAGCGGATACTCCTCTGCCTGCTTGATGGGGATTTCGGGCGGGCGGAGGAGCAGCTGGCCCAACACATCAGGAACTCTATGGAAGGCATCCTGGTGGACCTCTTTGGGGAAGGGGGTGAGGTATGA